atttaattaaaccctgtatatgtattaatatttgtgGTCTTACACCCACTCGATAATCCAACTCGTCCACACATAATTGCGACGTGATCAAACttacaacaaagaaaataaggtgggaattattcattaatcacacagtacataatttatttatgtccCAGCTGgagtagatatatatatggcaaTGACATTAAGGTGTAGATGGACATTGCAtcaaagtatttatatatatgtttaattaggGACGAGAATGTAGTGGCGCTCAATTTCTTGGGTAGCACTGCGGCAGATATCCAGGAACGTCGAGGGTTCAGGCACAGACTCATTCTTCTTCTCGTACTCTATGGTCCATGTCACCACGTTGTCTAATTCCCCCTTGCTGTCAATACTGAAACTGAGTTTGAATGTGTTGTACGCCGCCATCAGATCTCCTTCAATCAGTTTGTACGTGATTGATCTCTTTTCCTCGTCCACGGCCTCAATTATCTCCTTTGCAGTAAAAGAAGCCCCATCTGCCAATTGTTCATCTCAGTCTTGTTACTGAAGTTATGTAATAACAGAACATAAACAAACATCGGAACAGACTAAGACAGAGGTTTgttcaaaacatcttataaaatttttccgGAATTGCTTATATGCAAACACTTCAAGTGTTTATATGCAAAAAAGACCTCTGTATGTAATCTTATTATATGCAAACACTTCAAGTGTTTATCTTTAGAACAGGATTCTGATGATCCAAAAACATATGGTAAGATCATAGAAAAGATCGAAAGGGCAGCATGTTGATGATGTACCTTGGGTGTACTTCCAGGAGATGACAGAACCAACAGTTCCCCACTGCCCAGCAATCAACTTAACACTTTGAACCATTTGGGGGCAGATGTTTGTGATGTGGTGAAGTTTGTGTTTGAACAGATGAAAGAAGATATCTCCGTCGGCCTTGATGCTTATTTGGGTAACCAGCTTTCCATGAAGCCCCATGATATCTTCTTACAAATTATGTCGTACAAGTAGACAAGTAATGTAACTATGTATGTGTTGCAAGAAATGCTGATCCAACCTGCGTTCTTTATATACTGCTGGTGCTCATGGATGGAATCTCAACTTATTAGTTGCTGGACTAGTGTTCTTAAAAGCTACATGTGTGCAATTTGTAGATTCgtttaaatttacatatatatgtgagcGTCTGCTTTAGATCGGCTTAATTGCATTTACTACTTTATATATTAGGGAATGATAATTTAAAGACTCTAGCTACAGAAATGGCAAATTATAACtcacaatttaatattttttagcaATTAGGTGACAATTTAATACCCGAAATTCATTAGTTTTAGTTTGTGCAATTTCATGACTTCTTTTGTTCTATGTATCAGCTAAATGATATGTATTAGTACATTGTTTTTGCTTGGTAAATGACTTGTATTTATAATGacaatttgattaatttgtaaatatataaactaattaacACCTATGATTCATGGACACAAGCACGATACGACAAGAATCCggtgatacaaaaaaaattgaaaaaattacgaCCTTACACAGCACTAACACGactatacataatatatttttaatttctaataaaattaaaatatcaaataaaacataaaataagtatgtcttacatttaaatttttaaacaaatgtggcttcaaaaatatacataataaatttattttaaaaagtacgcaataaaaattttctaacaatccaaattagttaaatcatTGTACTTGAATTTTTAGTATCATCCCAAAACTTTTCATTTCACATGAatgaattaattctttttctttttttaagctcaaaacacttttttttttcattttaaagatagcccaataatttttgaaagtatcaaaagaaaatctaaaaACATATCAAAAAGATGTGGGACACGGTTGTGGCGTGTTCGAGACCATGttctttttagttatttttatatttttggacatgCGAATGCTGTGTACAACACGCGTTTGAATCATTTCGTGTCCGACGCTGTGCtgagtaattttttgaagtgtCCATTCGTTATAGATTGACactgtataaaaaataaaaaaataagtacc
The window above is part of the Sesamum indicum cultivar Zhongzhi No. 13 linkage group LG2, S_indicum_v1.0, whole genome shotgun sequence genome. Proteins encoded here:
- the LOC105156235 gene encoding kirola-like, producing MGLHGKLVTQISIKADGDIFFHLFKHKLHHITNICPQMVQSVKLIAGQWGTVGSVISWKYTQDGASFTAKEIIEAVDEEKRSITYKLIEGDLMAAYNTFKLSFSIDSKGELDNVVTWTIEYEKKNESVPEPSTFLDICRSATQEIERHYILVPN